The Centroberyx gerrardi isolate f3 chromosome 13, fCenGer3.hap1.cur.20231027, whole genome shotgun sequence genome contains the following window.
TACAAAACCATGCAAGCTGTGAAAACTGAAATGATTACTACTTGTCCCACCACATGAGTTTGGTGGGCTAGAGcccctctttaaaaaaaaatgtgaatagcAATTTGGTATTTAAAATTTTAGCATATGGTGGTGGCCTGACTGATTCATCAAGGAAGTTGTTCCTGAATAAGGTACTTAATGGCTACCATGAAGAAATGCATTGCTAAGTTAGGCCTAGATTTGGGCATTGAATAGAAAATCAGTACAGTACTGACTGCATTCCAAGTGCCTTAAGTGCTAAATTCAGTTAACAGTGTACAGTTGATTTCTCTGCTTTAATTCCAAGCTTGAAGTTCAGACAACTTGCAGATAAATGCCCTTTTTCAGCTACACTCCTGTCCTCCTTGGGTAAATTCAAATTGGTAGGGATCACAATTTTACTGAACACAAATCCAGAATATTTTTAGTGGGAAACCCTGCCTGAGCAGGTCTTGGCACAGGGAAGCTGCTGTATGGATATCCAACATTCAGAATTATCTACTCAAGTTCCAGTGactttgcaaaaatgtattttatcttCCTGCTTAGCAGGCTCTTATTGGCTGACTAGAATTAAACCTATGCCTGCAACAGTGAGGGATCAataacaaaaacaccacagtaGCCAGATTCATATTGAAACATCTCAGCTTGTCAGGAACCaatttttattaatatcattaaTGTGTCATCAGCGTCATCAATGAAATGAGTTAGTCTGTTTAAAGCAGAATCGTGTGTGCATTCATTGCCCTTCTTTTCTTGATGAACACTTCAGTTCCACAAAGCgaggaagaaaaaggaagaagggGAAGGGGGGTCAAAGAGGGCAGGGACTGCAGTGAAGGAGGAAACGCAGGGAAAAAGACGTCTGGCGGAGCAGGAATCTCCCCCTTCACTGGGATATGATTGGTTTTTCCCTTGTGCAAGaacgacaacaaaaaaaaaaagtcgaaatGGTGCTCTAAAAAcaaagatgagagaagagaggggattGCTTGCTGGGCTGTGGTGTTggctgttgtgttgtttttttgttccgtAAAGCCATGTTAGGATTTGATGCAGTCGTCGTCGTCGGAGGTCTGGCTGCTGCTACTGGTTTCGGACTCCGAGCCCTCTTCGACGTGCGCCTCCGCCACACTCCTCCAGGGGGTGAAGTGGAGGGTCACACCCCGCGCCCTCGGGAGAACCCCATTCCTCTGCACGCCGTTCCTCTTcagctggggaaaaaaagcacaagAACAGGGATAATCAACACTGATGTACGCTTTGGAAGTGTGGGAATCGTTGGTTTTAGTTTGGGATCAAAAAAAAATTTAAgcacaaaaacagccaaaataAACAATTCAGTGATACAATATCTAGTCAAAATGAACAGACAGATTATGTATATTCCTGTCAGACTCACCTGTTCAGTTTTAGTCTGGAACTCTCTCAGCTCATCCTCTGTCAGAGGCAGGAAGTTGTCATCATTTTCTGGGTATTCCTGCCAGCCCATGGCCTTCAGCAACCTGCAAGGGCAAAGCGATCGTCTGCTtagttgcctgtgtgtgtgtgtgtgtgtgtgtgtgtgtgtgtgtgtgtgtgtgtgtgtgtgtgagagagagagagtaaaagtgTTGTCCATGCCTCACCTGTGCTCTGCTTCCAGGGAGCTGGACAGGTGTTCAGTGTCTGAGTCACTGAGGGAGTAGGACAGGCCGTTCTCATGGCAGACTTCCTCGCTGTAGGCTTTGGGCTCTGGGGTGCTGCTTTCACCCTAAGGAGATTCACAACAGAGGAAACATGAAATACTAGTTTTGGCATTCAAACCGATTCCCTGAGGATCTGGAGCCAAATACCATTAAAGAACCAAAAATGTCTTGCAGCTTCTTTTAATAGACATGAGCTTAATGGTAATGAGTAgttttttgtttcaaaatattacaaaaagaAGATGAACACTGGATTTATCTTAACTCGGAAATTGATTGCTTTGAGAGGTTcaaattttcattatttcatgcaTGGTTGTCCTGTAGTATGTGCAAAGGAAGAATAAGACTGCTCTCCTATGGGACTAcaacatattttcaaaattcaaacaccGACTTCTACTTCCAGAGACTCTGCGGGTTGAATTTTGACAGGATTCCCTTCTGGGATTCTTTCTAAACTGGAGCATTATCTCATCTTTTACTTGTCCTGAAACTGTTGTCCTGTCCCGTGTGATGATTCATGAAAACCCCCCACGGTGCCCCCTACCTCCCCCGACGTCCCTGGGCTGCTGCTGGTCGTCAGCTCTCCGGTGCCCTCGTCCTTCAGAGCTCGCAGGAACTCGCTCTTACGGTCCGGACCGCGACGCATCAGCTTCAGCCTCGACGGGGCAATGTCGATGGGAGGAGTCGTGCTGGAAGGGTGCTGCTGTGATGTCAGCGCcacggggagggagagagagagagagagcgggacgagaggaaaggggagagagaggagaaagaaagagaagggtgTGAGGTGGATAAAGGACTTTGCCTCACTAGTCTTTCTTGGCTGTATTCACAATTGTTCGTAGAGGTGCACTGATCGATCGACAATTGATCATAATTGCCCGATAAACGTGGTAGGTTAATGGTGATCAGCCTATCATCGTTTCAACTGcctgtggaccccaggaagaatagctgctGCAATGCtgtagctaatggggatcctaataaactaaactaaactgataaaaaaatacattttgaattgctGAATAAGGAAAGCAGTCGAACGTATAccgtaataataaaaaatgtatgagcCAATTTGTGGCAGTCAGCAGTTACTAGTGCAGTTATGTCATCCATCTGGAATTGACAGTTAATTTCTGACGTTGCGTTTTCAATTTCACAGCCTATGAACATAGATTAGTCATACAAcagtttaaaatgcattttactATCCATTTCCTGGTATCCTCACCTCTTTTGGGGTGTTGTGTGGTGGTACACTGGCTGGGGTGCTGGGTTTGGCTGTAGAGACGGGGCTGGTGAAGACTGAATCTCGGCCTGGCATGTGAAGGCCAGACTTGGTGACCTCTCTACCACTGGGTTTCCACTGGGTgctctggaggagaggaaagataaTGCCTCTCTGTCACAAAAGAAGCTCATTCCTATCATAACTGGTACTGGCCCAAGACCCAAAATGTATCTATTTAATCCATTCGAGTGTGCTTAATCTTGCAaatgacattttctttctgttttccaacTGAAATCAACTGATTGATTCGACTTGTGACTCGACTCAGGAAACCTTACCTTGGTGGGGGCCACAGCAGGCTTGGGGACCAGGTTCTTGTAGACGCTGGAGCCTGCTATGGGAGCTTTGCTGCCGTTGGTGGGCAGGGCGCCTGCACTGGCGAACCCTGCAGAGAAGGCCGTACTGGGGTCCTCCTTGGAAACCTTCTTGATAACCAGCATTTTGGACACCATCTGTTTGCCGCTAGGGGGGTTTTCTGCAACACAACCAGGACAAGCAGTGAGGCAAGGTTACAGGGAGGTGAGGTGGTTAACTGGTGGGACGAGGGACTGTCGGAGCATCCCTTGATAGGACTTAAACTTTTCATTGTCCACTTTATTTTACTCACAAATTTGACTTTAAGTGAATGACAGCCTTAAGTTGGACTGAGAGTTCTTACCCCATACTCCAGCGTGGGGAGCCACTGCTCGCATCTGGGTCCCAGGCTTTCCAGTTGTTTCAGGGTTGAGGGAGGGCTAAAAAGACAAAGATTGAATGCAAGCTTATAATACCTTTGCATTCACATTTTGGAATTTCAAGTTATGTTCATTTACAATAATCTAGGCAGTTTATATGTCATTACTGGCAGAAGTACTGGGACAGTGGAGAGAAACTGGTATACTCATGATGCATATACTCATGAAATTCAATTCATATTTCTCAAGTGTGTTTTAACAGTTTTAACACATAGCTGACAATCTGCATTCAGAAACAATTTCACTAGACAGTCTCAATACCTTTGCCACAGACTTGAAGTGTCTTATCCTTCAACAGGATTATGTCATTCAAGAACTATGTCAAGGTCAGTGGCATGCTTGGGAAGTTCAGGGAGGGTTAGCTACTCACAAAGTCCTCTTCCACAAACTTCAGCTTGTCGTCCTTGCGTTCCTCCGTGGGGAACTTGTCCTGGTACGGGGCGCCCTTGCGGGGATGGAAGTTACCATTGCGCTGCCGGTGTCCCCCCTGCCTGTCCCTGTCGACCGCTCCCCGTTTGGGGTGACGTCCCTGGTGATGGTGACCGTCTTGGGCTCCCCGCGGTGCTCCGTGCCAGCTGGGCGCTTCCTTCCAACATGAACCCCCTGCCAGCCCGCCATGCCCCCCTTTGGCCACCCCAGAGTCCACCGAGTCGTGCCTCAGAAGCAGAGAGGGCTGCTGCCATCCGTCACCTAAagagacaacaaaaacattcacataaaaataatgaagttgtgtgtgtttatttggggGAAAAGCTGCAGACATCACCTCAAGCAGTGTCTGAAATGCACAGCCTAACCTGGCAAGCGCCGAATGCCAGTTAAATTTGTCTTCGACAGATGAATCAATATGTCTCCTGCCACACTGGCCGGTAGCTTCCTGAGACGATAACATCTGAAAGCCTTGGTTATaaacagtctttggtctttgcctgtgcTAACAAAGTGGCAGCATCTAAACGTCTGTTTCTCTGATGCCTGGCTAGTAGAGATATTATTTCCAATGTGGAGACAGAGCAGATGTGAGGCCACCAAgaaggaaataaatgaagatcAAGAGTGAGTGAGCACATTTTTAATTAAGACTCTAAAGCTACTCACACAAATCATAATTCTGTACACAAAATAGCACTGAATACTAGTGCCACGACACCTGTCACGACACCAGAATTTTGATTTCAATACCAATACTaaagtttaatatctaaaaatgcAATACTACGGCAATACCagggaaaacaagaaaaacaaaaaaatagttagtagtagtaaagtagtaatagtagtagtaaaataGGTCCATATTTGGCTCCTAACACCTGTTTGTCAACCAGTTAAGGttggactgggatccagttcaacACCTGGTGGACTATTTGACACTGTTAAATggtttcagctgtttgactccaACTGTTGCAGTCTactgtcaagagccagactgcTGCTCTGTCTATCACaatccttcttctttttttaagtaTACCAATCTGCACGTTTACGCCCTCTGGAGGTACAATtgaatttcagcttgcagaacacatttggtgaaagtatTGAACTTATACAATTCAGTATTGAATTCAATCTTTCAGAACAGTGTTGATGTAGTGTTGAAATTTCGTTTATCATGACAACAATGTCAAATACAGGTAGGGCAACATAGGTAGGGCGCTCATAGGTAAAacttattcttggcaggtaggTAGGTTGTTTTAGTTCACAAACCCGTTCCGACATTAAGCTCTACTGCTCTAGTATTGCTCAAGGCTTTGTGCTACCGTTctccttatctcctctcctcccactgttAACTTGACTGTGATCTTTGATTGTATGGTTGTTTGCAACTTTAaaagcttttaaaccccaacaACACTACACCTTTAGAAGACATGAAAAAGGTAAGATTTTCATAACAGTCTTTATAAAAACTTGTTTTCAGGCATATTCCATCAATCTCATCATTCCAATTTGTAAGCAGTAGTActatttcagaaaaaaactaAGGTATAGTGATTTGGCAGCATGCAATACAGTCAAATTGTACGGGGCCCTCAACTTTCAACTTTtcttctatttatatacatatgatcaaagatgtttaaagaAGACATTGTTAAcgtttggttttgtttgagtgattaaatttaaagttagtgcattttcaaaaatcaatccttttttacaggcagtttcagaccaaatccagtcaacgcatcacaactggacttggtcttgattggctcccctcactaaacaattcctgaaatccttccaatcaggccagtttgcagcatttgaccTGACACTCCCACTacaaagcctccactcagcaggtttacctcatttgaataaGAGCAGCTGGTGTAACATTGAACATCAATAACATTGAACTAATTTTCTATGCATTTCACTGGCTAGCTTCAGAGGAGCACCTCTACAAGAGCCAGGTtctatgtgtgcatttgtttgtaaCACTGTTTGCCATGCACACTGCTTAGGGAAATTACGGTCTGCACTGTTTAGGCAGCGCAAATCCCCAACagccctgcataagggaaatacagtgtgcatttgtacaccaggcagtgtggtagaagtcaaacaaggATCAACCAGCTCTGTGTTGGTGCACTGAACATCCACACACCAGGAAGTTGCGTGGTGATTTTGTAACTGTAGTGGCTAAGTCAATGCaggaattaaatattttgttcagcgattctcttagttacaacagTGTGCTGCCAccgcactttggtgttaacaggtggagtttttataGTCAACATAGtgtcactcactccaatcatgcaaaACCCACTGAGCGCCTAAAAAGTGCAAGCACACTTGTTTCTCACTGACAGTTGCTTCCCTTCAAACAATCAAACCCCGTAATAACACAGACAGGAATAACTGTTGTACAGGGTTACCTGCTGGAGCACGCAGGGGCCCGTTGTTGAAGAAGCCATCAGAGGAGTTGTGGCGGCGGCGGCTCACAGCGGTTCTGCTGTCTCTGTGGTGGTGGGGCTCACCTTGTTTCTCAAGGTTGGCGGCAGGGGACTGGAGGACAGAAAGGGGACCATGACAGTCAACGAGGGAAAACAGACCGAGGGCTGTGCACAGAGACGGTGGGTCGTGGACCACACATGCCTCGTCTAGGCTGGGGTGATCCAGAATATGGAAGGATCTGCTCTTTCCTGTGTATCCCTTTCTCTCAACTATTAAAAACACCCAATGACAATTACCTTTCAACCAACTTTCAGAGAAGAGGACATTCTAATTTCCCCCTCCTTATTTTTGTCTGGCCCTTGCGAAGGAACTTGGATGTGCATAAAACCTCTCTGTACTCTGCAAACCTGTCATCTTCGTAATGTCTCAGAGAACTGGAATAACTGGAGGGAAAATGTCAATTTGGGGATCCATCCTTTGGGGACCAAGAGTGAACTGAGAGAAGCAGCAGAAAAGGAACTAAAAACTCTTTTGCTTAATGTTTTATGGGGCTTGCAGGAAAAGTTGCTGCCATGGGAGCCACTGGGATCAGAAACACCCAGTAAACCTATTTCTTAGTAGTCTCAAATGCTCAATTCCATTTGGATCACATACTGCTCTTCAACTGAGGTTCAAATATCAAATTAGCATGCATTTTTCAGCCCATCCCTTCAAACACCATCTCAGGGGTTTGTCTTTCACTTCCaaagacaatacaaaacaattGATTTAataatatacaaataaactAGAGAGAGAATGTAGCTCTAAGCTTAGCGACAGTATGTGCTCTAAACCCTGAGGATAAATGACATTGAAGTGAAGTCATTTGTCAGCAGGACAGTGACTATGCATTTGCTTCTTGGTTTTGACTCTTGATTTACAGACAGGCCACTCAGCTGGGCAACGTCCTGACTCACAGATTACACTGAGCTTTGGCTGGGGGAGACACTGACTGATCTCATTTAGCAGGAAAGTCAAACAGCCAAACACATTCTTAACAAGGCAAGCCAACATCAAAccaattcttcttcttcatccaaCATCTGCCTTTTTCCAtctgcacccccccacccccaattTTACTTTCAATTCTTCTAATAGTCATGTGTGAACAGAACTGACACATGTTCAGAAGATAAGGTGCGTTTCCAAGAACAcaactaaaaacaacaacaaatttaATTTTAGCTCACATGGAGGAGCATCTGAAAAACAAACGCAGCTTAGACCCTGAAGACCTAAAACCTCGTCACTACTACCTTGAGTTATCATTAGAAGCTACTTAAAGTTGTTTGCTTTCTTCTATTATCAGTCTTTTCCAAGAGGACACACAATGACTGTGACCCTCCACTGAACCGTGCACCGACTGCACTGTCTCTCCCTGAGGGTGACTCGTCcctgactacacacacacacacacacacacacacacacacgcacacacacgcacacacacacacacgcacacaggtgtacagagacacacacatgcacggacaGACACAAGAAATGGGTGCCAATGCAGTTGCTCTGACAGGCATACTTTCAAGCTCCGTCTCTTTCgctccctctgtttttctctcttaccCACTCACATACACCgtcacgcatgcacacacacacataaacacacaccttggcAGGCTGGGGCGTGGAGAAGTTAAGCCAGGCAGGGACAAAGTCATGCTGCGCCATTTAGGTCCAGTGTTTCCGGTCAGTGGATCGAGGCGTCAAACCTCATGGCCAGGATCTAACAAAAGAAATGTGGAGAATGAATGACATTTTCAATATACAGATTCTGTACAAATATCAGGCATAGAAACATGAATCTGAGAAACACAAATCAACTGCATTTCATGCCCTCAAAATCTAACTTGAACATACAAAGCATTTTGCCTTCCATCGGTTATTTAGAAAACACTGCATAAAAGTCTCCCGCAAGACAAGCCAAAAAGCGTCCTATTCTtagcagaaaaacaacaaagctaGACTTGCTGCAGCTGTGCCTATGAGGCTGATGGCTGGATGACAGCCTGGATGGAAAATATCTTGTGCAGtataataccagtgtttttaTGCAGCATGTGTATGTGATAAATTTATATAGCTCATTGTGCAGCGAGTCAAATTCTCATCATCTCGCACGTCAACTACGGTGGCAGTCACCCAAGACTCAGGTGGAGTGCAGTACAAAGCGTCTTCAAAATAAATGCTTATTGGACTTAGCCTAACTTTCTAAGGAAGTATGactcagaaaagaaaaagactacattgtgtgtgtgtgtgtatgtgtgtgtgtgtgtattaagtgGGAAATAAACACCAGCTACCCATAAAATGATCGCAAATTGCTGGCAATGCAGCGTACCAAAGCGATTACTTTCACGACTATTGTGTGCGTGTACATCCATAAACATTTGTCTGTCTGAGCTGAGTCAGTCAGGTGAAACGTTATCATTACCCCAGAGTCTGTGGCTCTGAagtcctctgcctcctctctcggTCCGGCTGGGCTTGGTTCCTCAGGCCCGCTGGCGCTGATCACAGAGTGCGTGCACTGACAGACGGGGAGCACCACACTGCCAACCCCTTCTCCACCTCCGCCAGGACAGCACAGCCCCTTTCCCCAGAGGCAGATCCCCTCGTCCAGGGTGAAACACTGGGAGACGGGTCAAAAGGTTGCAGGAATGATCTGGAATGGTGATCCAGAGAGCTGGGCAAGCAGGAAGCTGATTTTCTGAGAGGGACAGGTGTCGCTTTTTGAACTGGATTCCCAAGCAGCTCCTGAGCAGGGACGTCACCGGTGGATTTTTATGAGTGCTACTGTTCCCACCAACTTGTCCGGGTGACTTTACTCAAGCAGACTGAATTCTTCACCAACTTATTTGAATCATTTGCTCTTTTTGTTTTGGGCTGAGACACAAAACCTGATTGGTCTGTGTGCTGATTGGCAAGCTgaattgattgacaggtgatttgtCCAACTGGTGAGGCAGAGCCAGGTTGTCTATTATTAATACAAGTAAGTAGTCTGTGGAAGAAGTCTGCACTGGAGTATGGATAGCAGTCCGTGTGGCAGTTCCACTATGACACCAGACGGGGGGGAAAGAGATTCCACGTCTTCTCCTGCCACACTGTGCGCCAGTATGTTTTTTACTTCGACTCACCTTCTACCGAATCATTGTAAGTTCGACCGAAATGCatgcagaaaaaagaaagaagttcTGAGACAGTCTTTTATTTGCAATGGAGATCACTGAAAACCACCGCTCACCTCATTAAACTGGTGAAAAGACTGTCTGAGTTTGAAGAAAATAACGCTCCAGGTTTCAAAGTCACATGACAGTGAAGGAAGTAAAACCCAATGTTACATTGCCGTCATCTTCAGTCTAAGTTAGTGAAACTGGGATGCTGCGGGACGATGCATTATAATGCCGTTGTTGTCTTCATATGTTTTACATTCACGTTTGTTAAATGTCCATTGGATTATCTGGGGTCGTCTGATTGAAGCAGAAGTGGAGAATAGTTCAGATTTCATAGATATGCGAACTCTGACAGCTGAACAGAAATCCGCCACAAGCCAAATATCTTCAGTGTCATTGAATGCATGAGAGTCCTTTAAGAATAaccaaaaataatcttttccATAAGGAAAGCCTCAATAAAGACAATACAATCAACTTCTTTTTCTTTGACCAAAAAAAGGATTGAAAAATAGCGTGGGCCCAAAATCTGTCAATTGgatatttcctttccttccagGATGAGTTTTTCCTAACACAAGGGGAAGCTTCAGTGCAGCTATGccaattgttttcttttctcttgctgaGGGTTCATGGGTATCTgcacaggaacagacaggaCCTGCAGAAAAAAGAAGACAGTATTAGCCATTATTCAGAGAAATTAACATCACAGCATATggctcaaaaataaacacagaccTAAATTAGCCGtccatacacagaaacacagcttTAACTGATAATAATTTCCCCCATATTTCTTTAGGAGAGCACAGCTAAGTTGCTACACAGGGCTTATTGGTATATCAGGCATTATGAAACACTCCTCCTTCACTGAATACCTATATTAAAGCCTAAAATAGCTTCCAATTCAAGAGACAGTCAATACTTTGAAAGAAACAGCGTTTGATgcttcaaatacattttgagaGGAATGAGGGGAAAACATGATGACTCAGGGATCTTAGAACCACTTCATGCTGAGAGATGGCTCCTTTTATAAAATTGTGTCGgcttttttaaatcaaatattCATACCAGTGTAAAAATAACTTGGACATGAACACTTCTTCCTCACTACTTCTCCCCTGACTGCTGCACATCTAAACAGGCTGccctgagagtgtgtgtaatgCTGCATGACACTGAAGTGACAATCACACTAGAGTAACGATTCTTCAGCTCAGCACCTTCTTAAAACATATATGACAAATCGGTCTGCCTGCCCATTCAATTAAACAACTGAGTCCTCAGTTTACATCAGTTGCAAAGCACTACGTAAATGTTTACACATTAACCCTTTATTCACAAAGACAGACCTTCAAAGGATATGTTAACTTACTCCCACTGAAGTAGCCCATTACGTAAGAACTCAACATCAATGAGTTTGCCTCAGACACTGGCTACAATGCGTTGCACACACATTTAGTTGAGTTTGAAGTAATGCCGAGTTGCATGATGGCATCGCTTATTTGAAGTATTACTCTACAGTCTGTCAGAGTTGAACTGTAGCAAgcgggctaacgttaacgtagTGTGTGGGGAACCCAAATGTGCGCGACATTAACAATGAGTACAATCCACAAACACTGCAGAAGACCAAGTAAACATAAATTCACGTTTTACCAAACTGGCTGAGGAATGCGAATTCAAATGAGCCAATATTGTTTAGGTAGCACACTAGTTGTAATGGTTGCTAGCTAATCAACGTTACAAAGCTCTGTAGCGTTAACGTTATCAGATCAGCCTGAACTCTGCTCAACGTTGCTGCTAACTCTAACGTTAGCATAGCAATTGTTAGCTAATAGCTAGCGTTACATAGCTTGGTAACTAGCCCACGAAAAATGATAGCTAGTTAAAACGAATTAGCAAGGTTGAAAGGCTTATCCATGCAAAAACTCGGTGCATATACCCATAGTCGGTAAAACTGTCTATATAAACAGCTGTCACAATTCTACAATAGAGGTAAACAGACCTGGCT
Protein-coding sequences here:
- the gpbp1l1 gene encoding vasculin-like protein 1 isoform X1; this encodes MAQHDFVPAWLNFSTPQPAKSPAANLEKQGEPHHHRDSRTAVSRRRHNSSDGFFNNGPLRAPAGDGWQQPSLLLRHDSVDSGVAKGGHGGLAGGSCWKEAPSWHGAPRGAQDGHHHQGRHPKRGAVDRDRQGGHRQRNGNFHPRKGAPYQDKFPTEERKDDKLKFVEEDFPSLNPETTGKPGTQMRAVAPHAGVWENPPSGKQMVSKMLVIKKVSKEDPSTAFSAGFASAGALPTNGSKAPIAGSSVYKNLVPKPAVAPTKSTQWKPSGREVTKSGLHMPGRDSVFTSPVSTAKPSTPASVPPHNTPKEQHPSSTTPPIDIAPSRLKLMRRGPDRKSEFLRALKDEGTGELTTSSSPGTSGEGESSTPEPKAYSEEVCHENGLSYSLSDSDTEHLSSSLEAEHRLLKAMGWQEYPENDDNFLPLTEDELREFQTKTEQLKRNGVQRNGVLPRARGVTLHFTPWRSVAEAHVEEGSESETSSSSQTSDDDDCIKS
- the gpbp1l1 gene encoding vasculin-like protein 1 isoform X2 yields the protein MAQHDFVPAWLNFSTPQPAKSPAANLEKQGEPHHHRDSRTAVSRRRHNSSDGFFNNGPLRAPAGDGWQQPSLLLRHDSVDSGVAKGGHGGLAGGSCWKEAPSWHGAPRGAQDGHHHQGRHPKRGAVDRDRQGGHRQRNGNFHPRKGAPYQDKFPTEERKDDKLKFVEEDFPSLNPETTGKPGTQMRAVAPHAGVWENPPSGKQMVSKMLVIKKVSKEDPSTAFSAGFASAGALPTNGSKAPIAGSSVYKNLVPKPAVAPTKSTQWKPSGREVTKSGLHMPGRDSVFTSPVSTAKPSTPASVPPHNTPKEHPSSTTPPIDIAPSRLKLMRRGPDRKSEFLRALKDEGTGELTTSSSPGTSGEGESSTPEPKAYSEEVCHENGLSYSLSDSDTEHLSSSLEAEHRLLKAMGWQEYPENDDNFLPLTEDELREFQTKTEQLKRNGVQRNGVLPRARGVTLHFTPWRSVAEAHVEEGSESETSSSSQTSDDDDCIKS